AGCCTGTTAGGTACGAAAGGTTTCAGCGACCAGTTGTTGAAAAACCATTTTACATTGTACCAGGGTTATGTGACAAATACAAACAAAGTTGCAGATGCATTAAGTGCAATGGCTAAGGAAGGAAAGACAACGACTCCGGAATACGCCGAGTTAAAGCGCAGGTTCGGCTGGGAATTTAACGGAATGAGGCTGCATGAATATTATTTCGGTAACATGATTAAAGGCGGGAAAGCAATCGAAAAAAATACAAATTTATATAAGAAAATTGTAGCGGATTTCGGTTCATACGAGGCCTGGGAGAAGGATTTCAAGGCAACCGGCGCCATGCGGGGAATAGGATGGGTGATCCTGTATTATGATGGGACAGAAGGACGGTTATTCAATACATGGATAAACGAACATGATGGAGGGCACCTCAGCGGGGCAAAGCCGCTCATAGTAATGGATGTCTTTGAACATGCCTATATGACTGATTACGGATTGAAGAAAGCAGATTATATCGAGGCATTTTTCAAAGCTATCGACTGGACGATAGATCCGGAAATGGATTCATGGATTGAATAAAACGAGTGATTCCATTAATTTTTTTATTTTAGTTTTATTTGACATCTATTGAATGATTTTTATTTTTAACCTGTAACATTTGAATAACAACCAATAAAAACAAATATATACTATGCTTTACAACAGATGTAAAGTATAGTATATTTATCTATGCAACATTACCAGTCAATAAAGGCAGGTTAAAAAATGCAACCATCAGAACTCTCAATATTTATCGTATTTTTAGCAGGAGTGGTTACGATCATGAAACCCTGTTGCCTCCCGCTTGTTCCTGTGATTTTTTCAGGCTCAGGAGGACACAGGCTGCGACCTCTTGCCATCGTTTCGGGACTGACAATCAGCTTTACTACCATGGGTGTCCTGGTTTCAGCATTTGGCGCCACGTTTGGAGCATATACTGATTATTTACGCAACATTGCCATACTGTTCATAATAACTATGGGTTTTGTGCTTTTTGATGAAGATGTAAATATGGAGTTCATGAAGATATCCGGCTCAATCACACAGGGTTTAAGAGGGATCGGGTTATTCAAGAGTTTCTCTTCCAGAATGCCGGAAGGAAGCCTGGTCGGGGGATTTTTCCTTGGCATGTCACTTGGTGTCCTCTGGATCCCATGCGTTGGCCCGATACTCGGGGCTGTGCTTGCTCTTGTGGCATCAGTAGGAAATACGACTTACGGCGCATCGATGCTATTCGTTTATTCCGTGGGCATGAGCCTCCCCATGCTTTCTATTGCCTATTATGGAAAAAAGCTCACGAACAGGTATAAATGGTTTTCAAGGAACGGAGAGCTTCTTAAGAAACTGTCCGGCCTTGTGCTGATAGTTATTGGAGTGATGCTGCTCTTTGGTATTGATAAGTTAATGATTAAGTTTCTATCCCCATATTTCCCGACGACGTTTTATGGAATATAGGGTTTTCCTATATTGAGACTTAACTCTGATTTACCAGAATTTCCACCAGGGTTTTTTCTCACTTTTCTCACCCATGCCGACAGGTCCGCCTTTGATGTATTTTTCAGGCTCGGAATCAAATGTTTTCTTGCATCCGGGAGCACAGAAATAATAGGTTTTTCCTTTATATTCTGATTTGAACTTTGCCGTATTTTCATCCACCTGCATACCACAAACTGGGTCTATTTGCATATTTTTCATTTCCTCCTTAGTTTTTATTAGTATCAATCATATATGTAATTTGTGTGTCAGAAAACAAT
This genomic interval from Candidatus Methanoperedens sp. contains the following:
- a CDS encoding superoxide dismutase — encoded protein: MAYEAKNFESLLGTKGFSDQLLKNHFTLYQGYVTNTNKVADALSAMAKEGKTTTPEYAELKRRFGWEFNGMRLHEYYFGNMIKGGKAIEKNTNLYKKIVADFGSYEAWEKDFKATGAMRGIGWVILYYDGTEGRLFNTWINEHDGGHLSGAKPLIVMDVFEHAYMTDYGLKKADYIEAFFKAIDWTIDPEMDSWIE
- a CDS encoding cytochrome c biogenesis protein CcdA — protein: MQPSELSIFIVFLAGVVTIMKPCCLPLVPVIFSGSGGHRLRPLAIVSGLTISFTTMGVLVSAFGATFGAYTDYLRNIAILFIITMGFVLFDEDVNMEFMKISGSITQGLRGIGLFKSFSSRMPEGSLVGGFFLGMSLGVLWIPCVGPILGAVLALVASVGNTTYGASMLFVYSVGMSLPMLSIAYYGKKLTNRYKWFSRNGELLKKLSGLVLIVIGVMLLFGIDKLMIKFLSPYFPTTFYGI
- a CDS encoding YHS domain-containing protein, coding for MQIDPVCGMQVDENTAKFKSEYKGKTYYFCAPGCKKTFDSEPEKYIKGGPVGMGEKSEKKPWWKFW